In Dehalogenimonas etheniformans, one genomic interval encodes:
- a CDS encoding NADH-quinone oxidoreductase subunit C, with product MQNLISVVEQHLYNKGFDSRSRKGSSGETHLSVSVVALVEAVALLKKQQDVLLIGLWAAQDFTNDGFTLFYCFEWRGARDLFVLEVRLVGNRAISIASEYPIASYFQREIADGFGIEFTGSFDTRRLFLHEAYADDFHPLLKSFDGHRPESAKITPAREYRFKEITGEGVYQIPVGPVHAGIIEPGHFRFSVIGETIFNLEIRHFWKHRGIEKLAEGKTTDEALKLAETVSGDESAVNACGFAMAVECIAGVNVPRRGWELRMIVLELERVYSHLGDLAGMSVDVAYPVGAAPFFVLREEIMRWNAELTGSRFLKGFIVPGGCARDLSHEHLEDLKEYTLCFSNRFNQALDGIYDSAWVIDRFETTGIVKRELVAPLNLTGPTARASGTVIDTRVDHPYGLYEEFKPEVEIGDSGDVLSRFQVKAGEIEESLRLIGDIITKTQAGPVRVDCRPESGYALSLVEAARGQNLNWVCLKDGRVDRWKVRTSSFSNWLAIQHAVIGNIVPDFPLINKSLNLSYAGNDL from the coding sequence CGTTGCTTTATTGAAAAAACAGCAGGACGTGCTGTTGATCGGTCTCTGGGCGGCCCAGGATTTTACAAACGACGGTTTCACCTTGTTCTATTGCTTCGAATGGCGTGGCGCCAGGGACCTCTTCGTCCTTGAGGTAAGGCTGGTGGGCAACCGGGCGATTTCCATAGCTTCTGAATACCCCATCGCCAGCTACTTCCAGCGAGAAATCGCCGACGGTTTTGGCATCGAATTCACCGGTTCGTTCGATACCCGCAGATTGTTTCTCCACGAGGCTTACGCGGATGATTTTCATCCGCTCTTGAAATCTTTCGATGGCCACCGTCCTGAATCCGCCAAAATCACTCCGGCGCGGGAGTACCGGTTTAAAGAGATCACAGGTGAGGGCGTTTACCAGATCCCGGTGGGACCAGTCCACGCCGGTATCATCGAACCCGGTCATTTCAGGTTCAGCGTTATCGGCGAAACCATTTTCAACCTGGAGATCAGACATTTCTGGAAACATCGCGGTATAGAGAAACTGGCTGAGGGGAAAACCACTGATGAAGCATTGAAACTGGCGGAGACGGTCTCGGGCGACGAAAGCGCGGTTAACGCCTGCGGCTTCGCCATGGCGGTCGAATGCATCGCCGGCGTGAATGTGCCGCGGCGTGGATGGGAGTTGCGGATGATCGTGCTCGAGCTCGAGCGGGTCTACTCCCACCTCGGCGACCTGGCCGGAATGTCGGTGGATGTGGCTTATCCGGTTGGGGCGGCTCCTTTCTTCGTCCTCCGCGAGGAGATAATGCGCTGGAACGCTGAATTGACCGGTTCCCGGTTTCTCAAGGGTTTCATTGTGCCGGGCGGCTGCGCCCGGGATTTATCGCACGAACACCTTGAAGATCTGAAAGAATACACCCTTTGCTTTTCAAACCGCTTCAACCAGGCTCTTGACGGAATTTATGATTCCGCTTGGGTAATAGACCGCTTTGAAACCACCGGCATCGTGAAGCGCGAACTTGTTGCGCCGCTAAACCTTACGGGACCGACCGCCCGCGCCTCCGGGACGGTTATTGATACCCGGGTCGATCACCCCTATGGATTATATGAGGAGTTCAAGCCTGAGGTTGAGATCGGGGATTCCGGCGATGTCCTGAGTCGGTTCCAGGTTAAAGCTGGTGAAATTGAAGAATCGCTACGTCTGATCGGGGACATTATTACCAAAACCCAAGCCGGTCCGGTGAGAGTTGATTGCCGGCCGGAAAGCGGGTATGCATTGTCGCTGGTTGAAGCTGCAAGAGGGCAGAACTTGAATTGGGTCTGCCTCAAAGACGGACGAGTTGACCGCTGGAAGGTCAGGACGTCCTCCTTCAGTAACTGGCTGGCCATTCAACACGCGGTCATTGGCAATATCGTGCCGGACTTCCCTCTCATCAACAAGAGTCTGAACTTATCATACGCGGGCAATG